The genomic window CAACTGGTTCATAGGAGGAATGTGAGATGCTTCCTGCTGCACAATTAGTTTATTGTCAGTATGTCAATCTCAATCCTCCCAAAGTAATTTGAACCACTCCttaagtgaaagttaaagttaTGTTCCAATTCAATTCAAGTTTTGCTGAATTTGTTTAAAATATCAAAGAACCTTTTAATTTAGCCTTTTGTCATAACTATTTCTAAATACAGACTTTCTATAAACCTGTGATTGTATGATGACGATGAAAATGGTCCAAATGACACAAGTACTACAACCCAACAATCAAACTGTAATTGTTACTTTATTCAACTTCAAATAACTTAAAGCAACCTGTATGGCCGCATCATTCCTTTAGGTTTTCATGTGTCTAGTTAGTTAgttgaaaaaacacaaatgtgacATCCTGTTTGAAACTATGCCTAGTACTGTCTGATTGGCCATTTATTTGTCTAACAAGGGGAAGCAGAGTACCGCAGCAGCCTTTGTGAATTGCCAAAACAAATGGGATATTGGCAGCGTTTCAGAGGTCTTGAACAGCTTCTGCTTTGATTAAGGTTCATGCTTTGGTAAATGGAACTGGCTTTCGAGGAGGCTGACTGACTGTAATAGTGAGCTGAAACATTACTGGATTTACAATTCTCCTTCTCCAAAACAGTGTGTCAAATACACTTAGTTTAGGGCTAAGATGATCAAACTGGGggtcactgtctctttaaagtaATATCATTCTGTCACAGTGCAACATTTCTTTGTTAATGTAAGGAAGAATTGAATTAGAGCAGGAGAGATGTCTTCTTTTCTCAGAAAACAGGATGTCCCAGTGTCTCACCTGTGGGTTGAGCTCATTGCTTTTGGCCTGCCCCAGGCTCAGCTCCGTCAGTCGGATCTCCACTGGGTAGATGATggagaagctgcagttcctgcGCTGGTGTGGCATCACCATGGTGAAGCTGCCCTCTGGACTCTGGGACATGATGTTACaggctttacacacacacacacacacacacacacacacacacacacacacacacacacacacacacacacacacacacacagacacagaatcagacacacacacacacacacacacgcaggcacacacacaaacacagaaggaaGAGGTTTGAAATTAACAGTTCCCCATCAGCAGAGAAACTCATTACTGACACCTCATGTCACAAATTGGACATAATCAAGGCTGACTGCAGGGAGGGGACACAATTAGGCCTGAGCATGGAAATTCAATCCCAGTTTTGATGACAGAGataagaaaataatgaaatttgAATTGATAACAGTATGGTAGACGCGACAGGCACCAACAGGAGTCGGAACACTTCAGTCCTGCGGGCATGTTGTTCATTTGGATACATTTTCGTGGAAAAAAAGCATCCTGATCCAAGCTGAGGAGAGGATTTATATCATGCagtgttctttgttttgcaAGTTTTACAAAATTTCAAGAGTGGATTTTTGACTTCTAATTATTGCAAACAGTAGATGTGTATCATTTTCCTTGCAGAGCAgaaagaatataaataaatctgtttttttcaaaactgcCAATCACAGAAAGATATTGTACTCTATCTTGTCTTAATCCTGTGAAATAGCAGTTTATTATTTGGTAAGAAATCTAAACTTTATCAGGAACACAACATGTTTTCCGTTTGCTTGTTTAGGCATGTATCATAGTACAGAgatttgcatttgtttgtgtaGTCTGAATAAAACAGCTAGCAGCTGCAGCAAATAGTAAATATTTGCATAAACCTCACACACTATCCTGagatttatgttgttgttttagtcaAACCTCCTTTTTTTGTGTGCTGATGCCTTTTCCTTGTCCATCTTTGTCTAACAGCAACACTGGGATTGTTGTGTTTCTTGACACAGTGTTAAAATCGTCTTTGTCAAGCAGCAGGATAACAGGTGCATCCCTCTCATACAATCTCAACCTGTCGCTCTCGGCCTTTATGAATGCTCCTCCAAGCGCAAATGACCAGGAAAAACACAGATGCATGCACACAGGTCTGGTGCTCACTCTAATCTGATTTATAATCCAGACCTCaactatatttctttctttctttccactttgctgttacatttttgtagcactCAAGTAACAAGGACATTCAACAGGACTCACGGAAGGGGTTGTGTAACTTTTTGACAGTGAGGGTGAAGCCTCTGTCAGCGTTGTGAATGCGGAAAAAGACCATGGCAACGTTCTGTGAGGAGTGGCTGGAGGCTCCTTGTCCTGTGGAGGAGCAGTAGTCTGTGTAGCGCTGGTGCAGAGGGAGTGGGTGGTCCTGCCTGCTGGGGAACTTCTCCCCTTTCAGCACCCAGCCGTCAAACATCTGGAGGACAAAGATACAGGATATGGAGTAAAGCATGCAAGcttttcatctttaaaatataCAATGAAAACACGGAAGAGGTTCTTCATTTATTCAGCCATGATTTCACCTGCACAATATTCACATTTAACTGCATATTTGTCCTATTTCTTGAAGGGAAATATCAGTAAAGTGTTAAACATAATCCACTAAGACACAAACAAGGTATTGAGTAAACATCACTGGTACTATTTAAAGGTTGAATAGTAGCAAGTAGCAGCTGATAAGCTGGATGGTAGctgactattttttttttaaagttacattttttgcctttttgcctttattgtataggacagcttaagagagacaggaaatgtggggagtagagagcaggggaagacatgcaggaaatggtcaaccgggaatcgaaccgggtacccctgcaacgaggactgtagatctctgtatgtggggcacgtaaaacaaaacaatattatAATCTCTCCAAGACGAGTTTGCCTTtttaagtcagcatttccatgACTTTCCTTTCAAAATAGGATCTTAGTATGGGGGCTTCACACTGATTTTCACTATCATGTGCtatataattttattattttttattaatatgaTGTACGATTAGTTTGATATCATGAGCTGTCACGTAATATTCACTATCTGGTGCACGTAAGTTTTTTATTACTTGTCATGATTGCATCAAAGACAACTGCTTGAGTGCTTTTATACTGACTTATCTTATTGTACTGCTGCTCTTAATCTATAAGACACTGTCCTTTTTGAATTGaacatttacacatttcatatttcacttttattcatgctCTGTTGTTTTGCACCTCACTCTGGAATCATTTGGCGCTAGAGTTTTCCTTGGGATTAAGTTCTATTGTTCACAGTAGCCAATAGAGTTGAGTGTGGAACATTTTGACCAAACACAGTGACTGATAACTGGCTCTAAGACTCAGTGTTTTGTGAGGAAAAACAGAGCAATGAGAGAAAGCGTTTCATTACATGCTAAATTAGATTATGCCCCTGAGTGCCGGATGATTCAACAACATTTCTGTTCTCCAGGATATGAGAAACTCTGAAACCCTTTTAAGATATCTACAGAGGGATGTTTATATGTGTTACTGATGGGCAAGATACTGGTGTATATGAGAAACCCAGGACAAGAAGTACATgatataaaacagaaaatgtttaatttcatGGGAACTTGAAGTGTCTTCTCTGAGGATATTAATTTAATATGATTTTCAGCACCATCAACACTGCTGCATTTGGCATCATTGTTAATTAAAACCATAATCCAATATGAATTTCTATAAGTAGCTTGTAAATTATATTAATAAAGATGgcatgtttaataataaaacaagagCAAAGATATATGCTGTTTGGTTTGTTGAGCATCTTTTGAAAGGGCCGAACTGTGCAGGTCACACCTGTAACAACCCTGTAAACTGAGTTAATGTGATGAAGTTAACTTGTCCCTCTTTCTCGCCGCTATTCCTGTCCCCACTTTGGCCCACACGGCTCAAAACATGGATGTAACTGGCAGGCTTGGCTTCAGAACTAAAGCCTCCTCTTCCCACACTTGCTCAGGGTAATGTGACCAATGCAGAGAATATCCAGTTTGGTGTTTGGCCCTTAAACGCTGTTAACCCTGTTTTGCTCTATTTGAATCAACACCAGAAGATGAAATAGAATTCAGGGTTCAACTTCCTGTCTCCCACTTGCGGAGGGCGTTGATTGAGTGTGGGTGCTGTTTTCGGTGAGTGGAGCCAACCTTTATAAAGTCTCCGGCGCTGCAGTCGATGTTGACGTCAGACAGCTCCAGGCTGATGACCTCAGTGGGCTCAGCGATGACGAAAATGGCGCAGGCCAGCTCAGCTTGAGACGCCACGAAAGTGAACTGGCCCTCGGTGGCTAGCATGTCTAAACatccttaaaaacacaaaaatttaactttttttaaaattttcaaaaCACGTTCACTTTGACCACTggacaaaaagaaaacttaatttgtgctgtctgtttttaaaaatttaaCTACCACTATGTTTCAGTAGAAAACATTACATTAACATtacaataatttaaatattactttttttccGAAGAGAAAATGTTCACCAACAGGTTACTAAGAGAGtctaggtttttttttaaaaaaatttaattttttacgTATATACAAAAAGGGGTTAATGGCTGAAAAAAGGcttatattttaagtttttgaTGAACAATGCAGGagcaaaattagatttaaaattcaATAAGACGtctttacttttaatatttcgGGGTCAATAacaggtattttttttttagcactgaTAGACAAGGGGGTAtaatacatgtttatatttcacaAGGGTTCGAAGTGTGTTGGTAATTAGATTTCATggtcaaacagcagaaaaagtCACTTGATGTTAATACATCacacattttataaaatgttgaatgtGGAGTTATCTTTCATGTTCATAAAGAGCAAAATTatctttaagtttttaaaaagcactcTATGTTCTTTTCTTTAACACTTCTAACATGTCATTGTGTTATTATTAGGAGGAAATGGATGCAGGTGCAAGGTACATCGTTATGATCGATCAGCATATAGGACACGATTAATAAAGTGATTACGTACAGCTGCAATTAACTCTATGACATGTCAAAAGTTCATCATTTAAATCCTGTTAAGTGTTTACTTGTTGTTGGATGTATGCACAGTCAGCTGCTGAATAAATCCTTTCTTTACTGCAGCACTTACTGAGGGGTCGGCGGAAAACA from Notolabrus celidotus isolate fNotCel1 chromosome 9, fNotCel1.pri, whole genome shotgun sequence includes these protein-coding regions:
- the LOC117819190 gene encoding corticotropin-releasing factor-binding protein-like — its product is MSVSLRAQIFLFLISLSSRTGLSRYIEDIEASDGLFSLLSLEQKRESEDFVFRRPLRCLDMLATEGQFTFVASQAELACAIFVIAEPTEVISLELSDVNIDCSAGDFIKMFDGWVLKGEKFPSRQDHPLPLHQRYTDYCSSTGQGASSHSSQNVAMVFFRIHNADRGFTLTVKKLHNPFPCNIMSQSPEGSFTMVMPHQRRNCSFSIIYPVEIRLTELSLGQAKSNELNPQRQVWSGCSGSGDYVELLGGNGVDTSKMFPVADLCFSLTGLAQMKIGCDNSVVRLVSSGNYINHVSFQYRLLEQHELPKTPENSLNNFCTMD